A DNA window from Solanum lycopersicum chromosome 3, SLM_r2.1 contains the following coding sequences:
- the LOC101264109 gene encoding ribulose-phosphate 3-epimerase, chloroplastic translates to MATASSLGSSTLLQSQISGFGGSQKISFSNPNSLTFTRRRIQTVVTASSRVDKFSKSDIIVSPSILSANFSKLGEQVKAVEQAGCDWIHVDVMDGRFVPNITIGPLVVDSLRPITDLPLDVHLMIVEPDQRVPDFIKAGADIVSVHCEQSSTIHLHRTINQIKSLGAKAGVVLNPGTPLTAIEYVLDAVDLVLIMSVNPGFGGQSFIESQVKKISDLRKICAEKGVNPWIEVDGGVGPKNAYKVIEAGANALVAGSAVFGAPDYAEAIKGIKTSKRPAAVAV, encoded by the exons atgGCGACTGCTTCTTCTTTGGGTTCATCAACTCTGTTACAATCCCAAATTAGTGGATTTGGCGGGAGTCAAAAGATTTCTTTCTCCAACCCCAATTCACTCACTTTCACCAG GAGGAGAATTCAAACTGTGGTGACAGCTTCTTCTCGGGTGGATAAGTTCTCGAAAAGCGACATTATTGTTTCTCCATCCATCCTTTCTGCTAACTTTTCTAAATTAGGAGAGCAG GTGAAAGCAGTTGAGCAGGCAGGCTGCGACTGGATTCATGTAGATGTGATGGATGGTCGATTTGTTCCAAATATAACTATTGGACCCCTTGTAGTTGATTCCTTGCGCCCTATCACAGATCTTCCACTGGATGTGCATCTG ATGATTGTCGAACCTGACCAGAGAGTACCTGACTTCATAAAAGCAGGTGCTGATATTGTCAGTGTTCATTGTGAGCAATCTTCTACAATCCACTTGCATCGTACAATAAACCAG ATTAAAAGTTTGGGAGCTAAAGCTGGGGTTGTCCTCAATCCTGGAACCCCTTTAACCGCAATTGAATATGTCCTTGATG CTGTTGATCTGGTGCTGATTATGTCTGTAAACCCTGGATTTGGGGGACAGAGCTTCATTGAGAGTCAGGTCAAGAAAATCTCAGACTTGAGAAAAATATGTGCTGAGAAG GGAGTAAACCCTTGGATTGAAGTTGATGGTGGAGTTGGTCCCAAAAATGCTTACAAG GTCATTGAAGCCGGAGCCAATGCCTTGGTAGCAGGTTCTGCTGTCTTTGGAGCTCCTGATTATGCTGAAG CTATTAAAGGGATCAAGACAAGCAAAAGGCCTGCAGCAGTTGCTGTATGA
- the LOC101260527 gene encoding galactoside 2-alpha-L-fucosyltransferase codes for MKRSKKTFNDQQVSSDRESGAVLKNTELKWGPSPMTLMGFIAVLLMVLTVVFLAAFFFGDLPSDCLWTLVEARTFHAKHSKVSEKDILQPLTVPKDRLLGGLLPTGFDETSCLSRYESHLYSKPLQHKPSSYLISGFRRYEALHKQCGPYTELYNRTVDLIKSGEYSSDSSVCNYVVWISYSGLGNRILTLATAFLYALLTNRVLLVDPRANLHNLFCEPFPEVSWLLPPDFPIIDQFSSFNKKSPHSYGYMVRNNVTGNSRTPSFLYLHLCHDFDVQDKLFFCDTDQTFLHKVPWLFVKSNNYYIPALFLIPSFEQELNNLFPEKGTVFHFLGRYLFHPTNSVWGLITRYYQAYLAQADEKIGIQIRVFSLGVSNFKYVLNQILACATKENLLPQVNLNEPIANSSGKTKTISVLMTSLSSRYFEEIRNMYWQNPTVTGEVVSVFQPSHEEHQQTEKLMHDRKALAEIYLLSLTDKLVTSGWSTFGYVAYSLGGLKPWILYKFQEGTVHNPPCFRATSLEPCYHSPPYYDCKKKTASNNTVSIAPHVRHCEDNSWGLKLFDRKGKM; via the exons ATGAAGCGATCCAAGAAAACCTTCAATGATCAGCAAGTTTCTTCCGATCGCGAATCAGGTGCTGTTTTGAAGAACACAGAGTTGAAATGGGGTCCGAGTCCAATGACACTCATGGGTTTTATAGCTGTTCTCTTGATGGTTCTTACTGTTGTTTTCTTAGCAGCTTTCTTTTTTGGGGACTTACCTTCTGATTGTTTGTGGACTTTGGTTGAAGCTAGAACTTTTCATGCTAAACATTCAAAAG TATCTGAAAAGGATATTCTGCAGCCACTGACAGTGCCAAAAGATAGACTACTTGGTGGTCTTCTTCCTACTGGATTTGATGAAACATCTTGTTTGAGTAGGTACGAATCACACTTATATAGCAAACCTCTGCAACATAAGCCTTCCTCTTATCTTATCTCGGGGTTTAGAAGATACGAAGCTCTCCACAAGCAATGTGGACCTTATACAGAATTATACAACAGAACAGTAGACCTTATAAAGTCCGGTGAATACAGTAGTGATTCTTCAGTTTGTAATTACGTTGTTTGGATATCGTATAGTGGTTTAGGGAACAGAATACTAACCTTAGCTACTGCTTTTCTTTATGCTCTACTcacaaatagagtccttctgGTTGACCCCAGAGCTAATTTGCATAACCTGTTTTGTGAACCTTTTCCTGAAGTTTCTTGGTTGCTTCCTCCAGATTTTCCTATTATTGATCAATTTAGTAGCTTTAATAAGAAATCTCCACATTCTTATGGTTATATGGTGAGAAATAATGTCACAGGCAATTCAAGAACACCTTCATTCCTCTACCTTCATTTATGTCATGACTTTGATGTGCAAGATAAATTATTCTTCTGTGACACTGACCAAACTTTTCTCCACAAAGTCCCTTGGCTATTTGTGAAGTCAAATAACTATTATATTCCTGCTCTTTTCTTGATCCCGTCGTTTGAGCAAGAGTTAAACAATCTTTTTCCAGAGAAAGGAACTGTCTTCCACTTCTTGGGTAGGTACCTTTTCCATCCAACAAATTCTGTATGGGGGCTTATTACTAGGTACTATCAAGCTTATTTAGCTCAAGCAGATGAAAAAATAGGCATTCAAATTAGAGTTTTCAGTTTAGGTGTAAGCAATTTTAAGTATGTGTTGAATCAAATATTAGCTTGCGCAACAAAGGAGAATCTGTTACCACAGGTTAACCTGAATGAGCCTATAGCCAATTCTTCTGGCAAGACGAAGACTATAAGCGTCTTGATGACATCTCTGAGTTCACGATACTTCGAGGAGATTAGGAACATGTATTGGCAGAATCCTACTGTTACAGGAGAGGTTGTTAGTGTTTTTCAGCCAAGTCATGAAGAGCATCAACAAACTGAGAAGCTGATGCATGACAGAAAGGCCTTGGCAGAAATATATTTGCTGAGCTTAACTGATAAATTGGTTACAAGTGGATGGTCCACTTTTGGTTATGTGGCTTATAGTCTTGGAGGTTTGAAGCCATGGATTTTATACAAGTTTCAAGAAGGGACAGTCCATAACCCGCCTTGTTTTCGAGCTACGTCTTTGGAGCCATGTTATCATTCTCCCCCTTACTACGACTGCAAGAAGAAAACAGCAAGTAATAACACGGTTAGCATTGCTCCTCATGTGAGACATTGTGAGGATAATAGCTGGGGTTTGAAGTTATTCGATCGAAAAGGTAAAATGTAA